A window from Alphaproteobacteria bacterium encodes these proteins:
- a CDS encoding IS630 family transposase, translated as RVFNSYDDIVDHCCDAWNKLIDQPWKIMSIGHRQWAHRS; from the coding sequence CCGCGTCTTCAACTCATACGACGACATCGTCGACCACTGCTGTGACGCCTGGAACAAGCTCATCGATCAGCCCTGGAAAATCATGTCGATCGGACACAGGCAATGGGCACATAGGTCATGA